Proteins from a genomic interval of Lolium perenne isolate Kyuss_39 chromosome 1, Kyuss_2.0, whole genome shotgun sequence:
- the LOC127327475 gene encoding 65-kDa microtubule-associated protein 3, with product MSAHQLLQMESACGALMGELQVIWDEVGEQDAERGRLLLELQQECLDAHRRKVDQASRCRAQLRQAIADAQADLAAICCAMGDPPVHVSQSNKKACGLREELSAIVPYLEEMRKRKVERWNQILDAVEKIKRISSEIRPADFVPFKVPVDQSDLSCRKLEELRMELQSLEKEKNERLKQVMGCLNTLHSLCKVLGIDFKQTVSDVHPSLDEDEVPRNISNTTIERLALAIQRLHEIKIERMQKLQDLSSTMLELWNLMDTPIEEQQVFQNVTCNIAASESEITEANTLSIDFLSYVEAEVLRLEQLKASKMKELVLKKQTELEELRRQAHLAGEEHYATQFSIEAIEAGAIDPSLLLEQIEAYVATVKEEAFSRKDILERVERWLNACEEEAWLEDYSKDDNRYNAGRGAHIMLKRAEKARVLVNKIPGIVDALTNKITAWEKERGTEFIYDGVRLLSMVEEYMVVREEKEQEKKRQRDQKKLQDQFKAEQETLYGSKPSPSKPHSAKKVTGNSTGGANRRVSLGGAAAQPPKSVTPRSKSVRAAKKTEDTSTLSPGGRGLGTPSLPVKKLSFKASTPGETESPRKPFTQIALGNSIPSTPVRSISSGTVDENRTPKTYSAPAPKTPIAVSAPMQMDMMPVLTATRATPAYLAYEKPELTLPESIEYSFEERRLAYLAAQAA from the exons ATGAGCGCCCACCAGCTCCTTCAGATGGAGTCGGCCTGCGGGGCCCTCATGGGCGAGCTCCAG GTGATCTGGGACGAGGTCGGGGAGCAGGACGCCGAGAGGGGCAGGCTGCTGCTGGAGCTCCAGCAGGAGTGCCTCGACGCCCACCGGAGGAAGGTGGACCAGGCCAGCCGCTGCCGGGCCCAGCTGCGGCAGGCCATCGCCGACGCCCAGGCCGACCTCGCCGCCATCTGCTGCGCCATGGGCGACCCGCCCGTCCACGTCAGCCAG TCGAACAAGAAAGCATGTGGTCTACGTGAGGAACTGAGTGCAATCGTCCCATATTTGGAAGAGATGAGGAAGAGAAAGGTCGAAAGATGGAACCAGATTCTTGATGCCGTAGAGAAGATCAAAAGGATATCATCTGAGATAAGGCCTGCAGATTTCGTCCCTTTTAAAGTACCTGTGGATCAATCTGATCTATCCTGCAGAAAGCTAGAAGAGTTAAGAATGGAGCTGCAGTCCCTAGAAAAGGAGAAG AATGAACGGCTAAAACAAGTAATGGGTTGCCTGAATACTTTACATTCTCTATGTAAAGTACTTGGTATTGACTTCAAGCAAACAGTGTCTGATGTACACCCCAGTCTGGATGAAGATGAAGTACCAAGGAACATAAGCAACACCACAATTGAGAGGCTGGCACTGGCAATACAGAGACTACACGAAATAAAAATCGAAAGGATGCAGAAG CTTCAAGATCTTTCATCTACAATGCTAGAACTATGGAACCTTATGGATACACCGATAGAAGAGCAGCAGGTGTTCCAGAATGTAACATGCAATATTGCTGCTTCAGAATCTGAAATAACAGAGGCCAACACCCTTTCCATTGACTTCCTGAGCTAT GTGGAAGCTGAGGTGTTGAGGCTCGAACAGCTGAAAGCAAGCAAAATGAAGGAATTAGTTCTCAAGAAGCAAACTGAACTAGAAGAGCTTCGCCGACAGGCACATTTAGCTGGAGAGGAACATTATGCTACTCAGTTCAGCATTGAGGCCATTGAAGCAG GTGCTATTGACCCCTCACTGTTGCTAGAACAAATCGAGGCGTATGTTGCAACAGTTAAAGAAGAAGCTTTTAGCAGGAAGGATATTCTTGAGCGAGTTGAAAGGTGGCTAAATGCATGTGAggaggaagcttggctagaggatTATAGCAAA GATGATAACCGGTATAATGCTGGGAGGGGTGCACATATTATGCTTAAGAGAGCTGAAAAGGCACGTGTTCTGGTTAACAAGATACCAG GAATTGTGGATGCTCTAACTAATAAAATCACAGCTTGGGAGAAAGAAAGGGGCACTGAGTTCATTTACGATGGT GTTCGACTTTTGTCGATGGTTGAAGAATATATGGTAGTCCGCGAAGAGAAGGAGCAGGAAAAGAAGAGACAAAGG GACCAGAAGAAGCTTCAGGATCAGTTCAAAGCTGAGCAGgagacactctatggatcaaagcCCAGCCCTTCAAAGCCTCACAGCGCGAAGAAGGTAACCGGAAACTCCACGGGTGGTGCAAACCGGAGGGTGTCTCTCGGCGGAGCTGCAGCTCAACCTCCAAAATCAGTGACACCTCGCTCAAAATCTGTCCGAGCAGCAAAGAAGACGGAAGATACTAGCACTCTGTCCCCTG GCGGTAGAGGTTTAGGCACTCCCAGTCTTCCCGTCAAGAAGTTATCTTTCAAAGCAAGTACTCCTGGTGAGACTGAATCTCCTCGCAAACCCTTCACACAGATCGCACTCGGAAATAGCATCCCATCGACGCCCGTGCGGTCTATCTCCAGTGGCACTGTAGACGAAAACCGGACCCCCAAGACATACTCAGCACCAGCTCCGAAGACACCGATCGCAGTGAGTGCTCCTATGCAAATGGACATGATGCCTGTTCTGACCGCCACAAGAGCTACTCCTGCTTACCTTGCCTATGAAAAGCCGGAGCTGACTCTGCCTGAGAGCATCGAGTACTCGTTCGAAGAGAGGCGTCTCGCCTATCTTGCCGCACAAGCCGCCTGA